In bacterium, the genomic stretch GTTGGTCACCTCCTCCTCCTGGTAATTTTTAGGTATGTTGATGACCAGATCGAACTTGCGCTCGCGCAGATAGTCCATCACGTTGGGGGTTTTTCCCGACAGCGGCCAATGCACTTGTTTGGCGCTGATGCCGTGTTCTTCGAGAAAGCGGGCCGTGCCGCCGGTGGCGTAAAAATTCATGCCCATTTCCGCCAGTTTTTGTGTGCTGGCCAGAAAGGCCGCCTTGGTGGCGATGGGGCCGGTGGAGAGGAGGATGTTCTTGATCGGCAATTTATAA encodes the following:
- a CDS encoding carbamoyl phosphate synthase large subunit, with product YKLPIKNILLSTGPIATKAAFLASTQKLAEMGMNFYATGGTARFLEEHGISAKQVHWPLSGKTPNVMDYLRERKFDLVINIPKNYQEEEVTNDYIIRRTAVDFAIPLFTNVRLARRFVEALSRKSMKDLQIKSWTEYRSGK